GTGTCTTACTTGTACCGGCTAAATTAGTAAGACAACAGTCGAATAATGGTAAGTATTCATAGTATTTAGAAGgtaaatatgaaatatcCTTAGTAGCGTTCATGTAAATTAACCCGTTCGTATCAACAATTCttttttgaagtttttTAGAATTTATGTCTGCAAAATCAAGAGGATAAAAATCGCCTTCTCGTGGAATGTCTTTAACCGTCAAAGTCGGTAAGGCTGATACATCTTCCTctttcttctgcttctcAGCCAACTCTATGCTTCTTTTGTAGATTATCtctttatcttcttcgGTTAAGGCCtcaattttcttattcAATCTTTCAGTTTCTTGAGATGTCAAGTTTTTTCCAAAACTTTCATCGGGTTCCATTGTGAACTTAAACTTTGGAGTATCATCCTTTAAAACTGATTCATCAAGCAAATCTTGAAACATCTTTAAGCCATTGAGTTTATAGTCTTCTTTGAACCTGTTTAAAATATGGTCAATTTGTAGTGACTTAACAGGATTTAATCCATTAACCCAAGTAGAAACGACTGAACTTAATAGACCTATACCAAATTCTGGTTTATGATTTTTGAAGttcaattcaatttgatGTAAAATTGCTTCAATTCTATCGTTGAAGCCACTTTCTTTCCCCTTTTGAAGTTCAGGGATGATCTTCTCAACGAAAATTCCACGTACTTTATCCTCTAAATTTTTAGCTTTTTCTAAAGATAAGTTATTTAAGCCAATTGTAAAAGATAATAAAGCTGTGGTAGCATCTAAACCATAATTGACAGCGAAGTCCTCTCcatattctttttcaattaattcctGATAGAACGGCGAGTTATGACCATCACATAACAAAGAACTCAAAACTTTCCACTTAAATACGTCATACAATTTGGATTCATCTAATGGGTTCCCAATCACCCAAGTAATCGAAGATTTGTATTGTTCTTCGATTGGCCTACTTGACATCGTATCAAGGGGACCCTTAACAGTGACGTCTGATTCATAATTTGGATTAAGTTCAGTTATTGGTTTTCTAACATTTGTCCTTATTCCACGGCTACCAAAAGATTCAAAAAACTCATTTAGTTTGTTCAAATGATTAACCAATTCAATATTACCGTAAGTAAAGGTTTTTGCATTGGATGGATGGTAATTTGAAGAGTGGAAATCAACTAAATCTTCATACCTTAAATCAGTAATTTCATTTGGATTTCCcccagaattatttaacgACCCGTATATGGCTTCTTGGAATTTgatccaataataatatgcCGAGTTAGAATATTGACCTTTCATCTCATTATAAACAACCCCTTTAAAGATTATAGGACTTTTAGGATCGGAAAGATCTGAATTCTCTAATCTCCATCCTTCTTGCATAAAACTCTCATGAGTAAGGAGCGGCTCGAAAACTGACGATAAATATACATCCATCAAGTTTTCAAAGTCCTTCGCATTAGTAGTAGCAAACGGATAATATGTGTAATCATGTCCCGTCATAGCATTCATAAAATTACTCAACGATCTATTAAGCATCTTGAAAAACGGGTCTCTAACAGGGTATTTGAATGACCCACAAAGCGTTGTATGTTCCAATATGTGAGGAACCCCAGTGGCGTCAGGAGCATTCGTCTTAAACGCTACCAGGAATacattatttttatcattaggTGTATCCAAATGTAAGTGTTCTGATCCAGTTCTAGAATGTTTCAATTTGACTGCTACAAGTGAAAATTCTGGTATAGGTTGAACTTGTTCAATCACATACCCATGCATATTAAGACCGATAGGATATTTACTCAAAATCTCACCTTGTGACACACCTGAAGTGGCCAAGAGtctcttcttcaattggGCTATCCCCAAGTTCCCACTGTCCTTTCTGGAAACTCTATTAGCCAACCTTAACATTCTTAATCTTAAAAAACTTTTTATTTAGCTAAATAGTGTCATCAGCTTTCCTAATAAATCGCAACTACAATGCTCGCTAAGAAAAAAATCTGGCCCCTAACGATGAAAAATCACCATTTTTAGATCTTATCGTTAAAGTATTCACTTTTGAGTATTTATTACAAGAGATGTATTTTACAAGTATCTTAAGTATTCGTCCCCCAACATTACATGAGCATTATATGCAATTTTTACCATCTTTATCAGATATATTAACAATGTAAATTAATCCATGATTACACGTGATGATCTAACCAATACCGGGCCGTTgggaaatttttcactatcAAAATGACATATTTGACAAATACTgacatatttgaaatataataatataggAAGTCGAATGACGGTCAACGAAGAGGTTGGAAGTAACCCAAATAAAAGTGCTGCTGAAAATGTTTCGACATT
The nucleotide sequence above comes from Debaryomyces hansenii CBS767 chromosome A complete sequence. Encoded proteins:
- a CDS encoding DEHA2D01892p (similar to uniprot|P32898 Saccharomyces cerevisiae YDR430c CYM1 Cytosolic metalloprotease), whose protein sequence is MLRLANRVSRKDSGNLGIAQLKKRLLATSGVSQGEILSKYPIGLNMHGYVIEQVQPIPEFSLVAVKLKHSRTGSEHLHLDTPNDKNNVFSVAFKTNAPDATGVPHILEHTTLCGSFKYPVRDPFFKMLNRSLSNFMNAMTGHDYTYYPFATTNAKDFENLMDVYLSSVFEPLLTHESFMQEGWRLENSDLSDPKSPIIFKGVVYNEMKGQYSNSAYYYWIKFQEAIYGSLNNSGGNPNEITDLRYEDLVDFHSSNYHPSNAKTFTYGNIELVNHLNKLNEFFESFGSRGIRTNVRKPITELNPNYESDVTVKGPLDTMSSRPIEEQYKSSITWVIGNPLDESKLYDVFKWKVLSSLLCDGHNSPFYQELIEKEYGEDFAVNYGLDATTALLSFTIGLNNLSLEKAKNLEDKVRGIFVEKIIPELQKGKESGFNDRIEAILHQIELNFKNHKPEFGIGLLSSVVSTWVNGLNPVKSLQIDHILNRFKEDYKLNGLKMFQDLLDESVLKDDTPKFKFTMEPDESFGKNLTSQETERLNKKIEALTEEDKEIIYKRSIELAEKQKKEEDVSALPTLTVKDIPREGDFYPLDFADINSKKLQKRIVDTNGLIYMNATKDISYLPSKYYEYLPLFDCCLTNLAGTSKTPITELEIKIQKLTGGVTFNVSAKTDPFDISKTNMKFMLSGMALKDKSQNVYDLWFEILTQTKFDSEDEQVVDKLFTLVKNLGQNQMNTIADSGHSYANSYSNSQLTPTKYIHNLIGGIGQVSFISDLNRKLETEGRDFLKKELLPVLKDIQRHLVNGFTDGNHSGFEYSLVGDSESVIKNEKMIKEFDDLLTANSNRVAGTNELSSLISQFNSNKLGLNNNGRSTLIDLPFQVGYASLAKLGAAYTSKDGAALRVLSQLLTFKHLHSVIREANGAYGGGLSFDGLGGCLNFYSYRDPNPLTSVQSFKDSTSVALGKMINSENNGWSPKDLQEAKLTIFQGVDAPSHISSQGSLDFLEHITDEMRQERRERFLDVTYEDLKNVTEKYLLNGSQDIVTVIGDNETLKIDSSDAQWNIKKLTA